In Desulfatiglans anilini DSM 4660, the DNA window CGGAATGGGAGCACGATGTTAAGACGGTTGTGGGACTTGGTGTCGATCAGCTGAGCACTTACCCGATGTTCTCATTTCCATACTCTGATCTGGGCAAGAGTAATAGCCTTCAGCAAGTGGAACATCCATCTCATTGCCGCGTCAAATCTATGTTGGAATTCACCGACAAGCATTGCGAAGAGAATGGATTGCAGCAGTGTACTGTGTGGAGCTGGGTTAAACCCTGGAAAGGGAAGTTCAGTTCAATCACCCGCCATCACTTTATTGGTTTTGGGCCAAGCGCGGCCTCCATGACAGGCGCAGATTTTTACGTCAATACTTTCGATGTCAAGGCCTACGCAACCAAACTGCCATCAGCGCGACCCGTTGCGGTATCTATGCCGATACAGCGTCGACTTGAGATGGCGTATTGGCTTTATTGGCGCATCTATGAACTGGAAGCGTCTAGTGAAGAATTTCGTAGAGTTTTTGGCTCAAATGCCTGCCTGGATGCCGAGTTTGGACATTTGTTGCGCCCTCTGATACCGATGGGGCTGGTCAATCGCACGAACGACACCTACCGCATCACGAAATCGGGGGCATATTGGATTCACCGATTGCAGAATGAGTATAGCCTAAGCTATATTAACCACCTGTGGGGTAGATGCCGAAAAGAACCATGGCCAGAAGAAGTAAAACTATGATCCAATACCTCGTGTTAGCGCCGGTCAAAAAATGGACAAGTATGGCCGGTAGAAAAGTGACCAAGCTTGGCGGCTAAAAAACCTGGATTGTATGTTCCTTCTTTTTCTCGCTCTGTAAGCCCTGTCTTTTCTTTCTGGATCTGCTTCTTTCTCTTTTTAATTTGTCTTTTCGAGCTATCTAAAAAGGTTAGACTTATAAGTGTTATGGTTGTCATCCACGGCGAGGGCAACCATCAACCAAACTGTCCGATGCGTCCATTTTGGATCTGTTTTCGAGCGTAATCCGCGCATCAAGATCCTACAGCTTCAGGCCAGATTACCAGCTGGAAAGCGTTTCCCTTGTTTTCGGATACCGGCCGGCATCCCCGAAGCTCTTCTCGAAGTCAGCGTGTCGGCGATGATCTGCGGCGATGGGCGATGGCGGGCCGTCAGGCGGATCCCGCCGAAGGCTTTCCTTTACGAGCCCTCGGGAAGTTGGGGTATCCATAGACAA includes these proteins:
- a CDS encoding coproporphyrinogen-III oxidase family protein, with the translated sequence MSRRLPKWPGRLTVPGLYLHVPFCKNPCPYCPYNRIKYDEGLFMAYERAVKEEIDLYGPYLDGQAFCSLYIGGGTPTVNWRGLVSIVCYLQERFQKIGDICVELHPGSMEVDCLSALKDIGVTMLSIGVESTSDVVLKRIKRSHDARVALEAVKRSMRMGFKSVNVDLMFALPGQTLPEWEHDVKTVVGLGVDQLSTYPMFSFPYSDLGKSNSLQQVEHPSHCRVKSMLEFTDKHCEENGLQQCTVWSWVKPWKGKFSSITRHHFIGFGPSAASMTGADFYVNTFDVKAYATKLPSARPVAVSMPIQRRLEMAYWLYWRIYELEASSEEFRRVFGSNACLDAEFGHLLRPLIPMGLVNRTNDTYRITKSGAYWIHRLQNEYSLSYINHLWGRCRKEPWPEEVKL